The sequence CGCTGCTGAAATAAGTAGTGAACAACATATGCTACACCTGAAtttgtggatttaattctcAAGTTAGAGTGAAttttttgagctataatttaatacgctcatcctttggtatgtttggaacatatataaattttatgaattggaTTCTTTATGGTTTGGGTGTATAATGTGTTTGATGATTGTATCATATGCTTTGAGAAACTTTATGTGATgagaattaagatttttttcgAGTTTGAGAGTTAGGTTGTGATTGAGGTATGAGTTTATATATTAGGAAGAGTTTGTCCGTAATAAGTTTTGGTTTTCTATTTAGGTGACAAGAATAAGAACACGGACACTTGAGCTCCTCTTGTACAATCTCTCGCGTCTTCTGTTTTCAGATAAGGAATTTGTGACATGTGCTTTTGATAAGTATAAAGATTATTTCGAAAagtattatgcattaaaatttttaattagagatattacatatatgcatgatttaagtaaaatatgtgtttgtgatttgttcgattttatatacataataattttagcatattgatgctattatttATATCACGAACATAATATCTAAGAATGAAGTGGATATGCTACTGTTGTcaaatatttatgtaaaagcAAAGTTATcagaaaaatatagttttcaGTTATTCCATTGTTATAATCTGGACTCAGCCAATAGGGGTTATAGTACTGGTATTTCCATGGTGATTCTGATTGGCCATTAAAAGTGGGATTGGCTCTGCTATACCCACCCTTGTTGGTAACAGCAAACTTATGGAGGATGTCAACCTACCCCCATGGTTGAAAATATGTATTATGATATGATTTCGAAATTACCTAGCATTATGGGGGAATGCTGGATGCTTGGCACTCTATGCTGGAAGCCTCCAAAAGTTATGACAGGCTTACAATTGGATTAACTAATATGTGTTATAAATGAGCTATTAAGCTATTTAGAAAGTATAAGAAAAGTATGATGAAAGAAATGTATATTGAATGTGTTATAAGTTTGATGAGAAGTTATGATAAAGTATTTGATAGTCTGTTTAAAGATAAGATTACTGAATTATGTTTAAGTTCCTTATTATGTCCTTTTATTAGTCtatgaaaggaaaatgaagtattttcatctaaaaattCGTAagttattttaagaataatatGAACAGTATGAAAGCTATTTTATCATATTTGGCATATCCATAAAATActtgatttacatgcatttttATTAAAGGTCCATGAAACTTAAAACCTTACTGGGCTTCGCAGATCACTCTATTATATTTCAGTGCACAAATTCTTCCTGGAAGCAACGAGAGTATTAGAGGTGGTAAGGATTCTGTGATTCTCGTTTGTTaaattgtagaattttttttgttgtatagtagtttagctcttttgttgtatagGAGGAATCAAGATGTACTTGATCCTTGAGCACAAATGTAATTCAGTATCTTAGTTTGTTTTGAATCCCAGTTGTATGTCTTTGGGGTTAGGTTTGTAATTAGAATTTTGGCTAAACGTTTAACTATGTAATATTTACACGGATACCTTAAGTTTCAGTCAGGTGGTAATTTTCCAAGTTCAAAGGAAATGAAATTTCAAGGTTTCCatcatttttgtatattatggtttttatgcaaaaaaataagCAGGAATTCAAGAAACCATTCTTGATAAGTACCTTCAGTTTAGGTTGGTTCATGTTAGTATTGaggtaaacttgatattaacatgtTGGTCATGCTCTAAACTTTGAAGTACATGTTTGGGTTGTGACAgcagggaccaaaataaaatcaattttctgAAATCAGGGACTGACTTAGGAgtgaaatcaatttagggatCAAAACGAGAATCGgtccaaaatgtagggactaaaagtgcattttcgcctAAAATTTACTTTGGAAAACTATTGGCTAACCTTATCATTTAATTCAACTctacaccctttttttttgtttgcttctCAACccaacttttctttctttttccaccCTTGCgaccttcttttttcttaagaCTTTTTGCTCTTTCAACCAAATCTTCTAAATGTTGGTTAGGATCAAGATTTTCTGCACCACTACATAATGGCATTTGATGGGGCAATTGATGACCAATCATATTTTTTGCTGCAATgttttcaacctttttttttcatattcctCTATCATCTTCTCTATTAATGCAAATGCCTCTTCATTGTCTGCTACTCGAGAAGCTAATCGTACCAACTTGGGACATAATCTTCTATATCGCTGTGTAACACTCAAGTTGACATCCTCTTCCACATTTGTTCTCCTATTGTCCAAGATACTTCCACTTTTTGCCTCTCTTGTCCATCTTTTCAAAATGTACATATCATGAATTGTCTTTATATCAAGAAAGTCAAAGACTTTCAGAACATGGCAACATAAAATCCCaacaatttcaaactttttacAACTACATGAAAATGTCTTATTTGCAGTGTCATAAGAGACTATGAACTCACCAGGCTTATGCAAAAACTCAATAGTGTATGTATGCACTAACAAGTCCTTTCGGCGATTTTTAATCCTTGTTGCTGATACAAGGTCATATTGATCGTGAAGCATTCGAAATATTACAGGTGTGTACACTTGTACTGCTTGCTTCAACAAAGGAGAATTTTTCAAGCCTAATTGGGGAAATTTTTGCCTTGCATTAAATTCAGCTTGtaactctctttctcatttttgcTCAATCACCCGATCAAAATGTTCAAAAAATTCTGCCACATCCAAATCAGATCTCAAGTAGTCTTTCAAATCTCCATTCAAGCTTTCACTGAGTTGGGTACTTTGTATTCCCAATGTAAATTCATTCTTCATGTAATACTTTGctcattttcctttcaatttgtAGATAGTATCCAACCAACTACGATCATGTATAACATATGTGTCAATCATGCTCTCCCaagttttttcaaattcaatttcatCATTAAACTCAAACatacaagttttaaaaacttgaagaaTAGAAGAAACATCCTTTATCGAATTCCCCAAATGTTTTATCCCATTTTGCATTATGTGCCAAGTACATAATCCATGGTAAGTGTTAGGCATTATCTCACTCAATGCCTTTGCCATTGCAGGATCTTGATCCgtaaaaattgttttaggttttttaCGTGCATGTGCAACTAAGAAGCTTTCAAACAACCACTTAAATGATTTTGTAGTTTCATCATATAAAAGAGTAGCCCCAAAAACCGTTAACCCTCTATGGTGATTGAAACCGATAAACACCCCTAAGGGTTTTAGCTCTTTATTAGTACCATATGTAGTGTCAAATGTCACCACATCACCAAAATTAGCATAATCAATAATCATTCTAGCATCAGCCCAAAAAATGTTTGTAATCTACTCAACATTATCTAATTGTACTGCATATTGGAAGGATGGATTTGTAGTCAATTGTTCCTGAAAGTATCCTAATAAGCATGCAACATGAccatatatcaaatttttttgccGTCTTGTTCTAAGATAATTATATTGATCAAGCTCAGTGAATACAAGATTAGCTCTCCCACTAGCCTCTCTACTCATTAATTCATGTGCTGCTTTTGGCTTGATTTCAGAAGAGGATGCTAACTCAATCAATCTTGCATGAACTTCTAAGATTTTCCGTTTAGATCTCATCATATAAAATGTTTCTGATAGATGAAGAGTATCATTATGTTCTTCAATAAAATCAGTCACCTTATACTTTCAAGTTTCTCACACTAATGAAACATATAGTTTTACAGGACAATTAGTCCTTGTATCATCTCGGTTACGAGTGCGAatcatatcttctttttttgaagcTCAAATGCCCTGCTTTGCACATATAAATCCCCTTAATGTTATCTTTCCATCtttcttacttttatttatgtaatatttTCTAACATTAGAGCTCATTTGCCTTccatattttagccaaaattccCATGCATCTTCTAATGTATCAAATTTCATACCAACTCTAGGACTCAAATCTTCATTGGCATCCATGTTTTGAGAGAATTCTCTCACCACACTAtgcaatgaattaaaaaatactCCTGCaattaacaaacaaatatacaaaatatcaACTATTATAATTATAGAAGAATGaatgtttttcattaaaaataaaagctgaAAATTTGTGTACCAATATTGTgcttaccaataaaaatttgcagtgtgtgtgtgtgagctGTGGTTCCCAACTAATTTTATTGTCCCATACACTAGTAACAAATAGTAACTAACAATAAACATTCTTTTGACCTACAAAATGAACAaagaccaaaagaaaatataaactgaaagaatgTTATACTATCCAAAGATGtagaaacattttctttaattagtaattacacGCACATGTTGGGATTCAAATTCCAAACTACGCAAAAGAGGGGGAGAGAGAACTAAAGTATCATTTTATATGTGAATTAATAACAAGCATTTTGAAGGTTATACTGAAACAATGCTAACTTTTAttcatatattaatatatatttgagaTCATTGCATTGTAAGTTCCAGTGTTTGGCACACAACCTTTCTCTTTCATGTGCTCAAAAATCTCAACGGCATCATCAATTTGACCAGCCCTCCCTAAACCCTCAATAAGGTAACTAAAAGTCAAACAATCAGGACTAAACCCATCTACTAACATTACTTTCAATACACTCTCAGTTTCACTAACTCTACCCAATTTTGACCACCCATCCACCTTAAAAGTGGCTTCCGTTAATTGTTAGATTgataaaaaagataagaaaattgTAGAGAGTGATCCAACCTGCCTAATGTTCCAACTTATGCTTCTATTTCCTTTTAATCAACTACATCTTAATCCGAATTAGCAAGGTTTAAAATCTTTGTAAAGAATCAAAATAGCAAACCaaatatacaactatataaAATCAATATTCCAAGGATTCTGGTCTTTAAGTACTTACAAGTGAGCAACTTctgttgtcttcttcttcccaaaCACATAGCTCACCAGAATATCCTCCATTCCTACATCATAGGCAATTAAGCAATTAAGATTAAAGAAATTAACCTTCAAGTTTAAAGCAATTAAACTTCATTTTATGAAAAGTTATCAAATTTACAACAAAAGCCCAGATTTTTCTATGTTTAGTTTTCTTGaagcaaaaattgaatttttagcGTAAAACCCAAATGGCCAACCACTACTGATACTCTGTTTTGTTAGGTAggacaaagaaaatgaaaatagagtaatttttattatatgggACACTTCAAAAATTAACGATTCCATTTAATTAGACTTCAAAAGCTTCATTGCCTATTTGAaattcttcttcactaccattAAATTATCTTATACATAacgattctaaaaaaaaaaaaaaatcttatacatAACAAACATGCACACAAATATATTAGGAAGTGAAAGAGGGAAAAGGGGTACTAGAAAGAGGGAGACCTTCACTCCATAAGAGTTGGGACTTGGGACAGCTTCACACACAAGAAAGAGGGAGGAAGTTTTTTTGTTGAAGAGCGAGACGGGTCTTCTTCGTCGGCGTCAGAATCAGACGAGCTAGAACCTTTGTAGGAGCTTTGGAAGCAACAGTGATGGCAAAGAGAGAGGCTTGGCCTTTTGTGGACTGGTACCGGGCTACTGTGACAATGGATTTAAAGAGAGGCAACTATgtaggggagagagagaatttttttttttttgagtttatgtTTTATGAAACAGTGGGTGGGCTGAATCTTGAAACAGTGGGCATGGGATggtgtgaaattttttaagggtaaaattgTCTTTTCGTCATTTGGTGAGGTGTTAAAATAAGGAGCCATTAGATTAAATGGATGGCTGGGATTTGAGGTATTGCATGGGATATGGATCCAGTTGTGTAGACCTAGTGATTTTTTGTACACCCCTAATTgtcatattcatatttattaattctcttactagcttgtaacccgcATGATGTGCAAGTactatttactttttaaatatttcctTCTATTAGAGTATTATCATTTGCTCttctataaaaaatgtcattttgacacaccaaaaacctattttattattttaccacattattttacaatattccattcatcacatgttttattcttcaattctatacattaaaatagtatttacaacacattaaaataatatattaactcctCCCCATCAtcattctgaaaaaaaaaaaaaaaaaaaatccacaacaacccaaaatataaccaccacaaccaccaaattACCGCCACAACCACAGTACCATTGCCCCAACTAACCCACAAGCCACCACATTCACAAACCAAAATCAACCTAATAATCaacccaaccaccaaaatcaacccacaacTGTCGCCACCCACCAACATTAGCCCATCACAACCTATgaaaatcaacccacaaccactCGCTGCCGAATCCACCATCAAAtcacaacaaaaccaaaaaagaaaaaaaatgaaaccactGCCATAGAGATTGGCCTGGCTTGATGCTCCAGCCTGGGTTTCGTCAGAGAGGGAGGCAGTGACGTGgagtagagggagagagagcagAGAAATGGTTGAACAAGGAAATGAGAGAAAGAGCAGAAATTGGTCGGACAAGGAAATGAggagacaaagggaagaaagaaaaaggtaagaagaaaagaaagtgggcccatcatgaataaaaaaataatataagttgTAAGATTTGTGAATAGTGCGCTCTCAAATTTGAGATTGCACTGTAAcatgttgcaaaaaaatttaagatacgAAACACCTCATGAGGCTCATATTTTGGGGTTTGGTGTGCTAACTGCCAAAAAATTGGCATATGGCATACCTATTACGAATGCTCTTAGCAAATTAAATTGTAGCATAAACTAACAATAATGAGCTTCCTTCATCTTTGTTGGGGATTGCTACTAGAACTAAAGTATTTCAATGATGGTGAAGAGAATTTATTAGAGTCTATTTGTATTGATGATGATGGCATTGTCAATAATGATGATTTGTGGGATGAGTATCATTTTCCTTGTATTTGGATTTAGTGTTATAGTTAGGgctattttactattcaattactctttaatttgagagagaaaagttaaaaagataaaaagaaaagaaaagaaaaaggtaaaggTGAAAAGGTAAATAGTtaaatggattaaaaaaattcgTATCTAAGGTTTGAGATTAAAAGTGAATTTTGTCACTTTTAATCTTTGCCCTTAAAAAACCGTTGTGCGGTGAAATAACTCTAAATCCATTTTCTCATATTGTGCTTAGGTTAGTGTGTTATTATTGTAGTATCATTGGTTTTCATATGGAGTGTTGTGAATGAagcattttgcatcaaaatttaaaaaaaaaaaaaaaaaaaatcaaaatcaaaatggcACCTGGCATCAAATTAGACTACTATTAGAAGCTAATTTGGATTGGCATCAAATTAGACTACTATGTAAAATAAACAATTAGTGAGCTACTTGAATTTATAAATTAGCTATCATATTACATAGCTACATTGAGCCACTTGACATAGGGACAATAAGTAGTAGGGTTTCCAGGCATGAGATCTCTTATTCAAGTACAAAAACCTTTACtagttatttattaattttggatgAGATAAATGAGATTTATacatctaatttttattatttcaactaacttttacttttatctactgtactttcaataaaaaaaattttagtatcaacaaaataaatggatCCAAGGACACCtaagttttgtattttgtacTTTTGTTGGGTACGTCGTGCTTGGAAACATTGATGAGGCAGTTCCATCCTCCAAAGCCCATTAAGCCCAACAGCCTTTTAGAGTATAGACAGAAAAGGAGAGGGCATTTTGGTGATTCAGACACGATAAATTACTCTCTAAAACCCTAGTTCAGCTTCTCTCTTTTATTCATTCTCTCAGCCGAAACTACACAGATCGCGAGAGGGAGGCTgtttgagagaagagagaataaTAATGGGTaggtattttcttcttttacttgCTTGAAAAttgatgggttttgtttttaatttacaGAATTTGAATGAATTGATGTGAATGATGAATTGATATATAGGGGCATACAAGTACGTGTCAGAGCTATGGAGGAAGAAGCAATCGGATGTGATGAGGTTTTTACAGAGGGTGAGGTGTTGGGAGTATCGCCAGCAATCTTCTATTGTCCGTCTCACTCGCCCCACTCGCCCCGACAAGGCTCGCCGCTTGGGTTACAAGGCCAAGcaggttttctttttcttcttcttcttaatacTATCCATATGTTTTTAATGTTAACCCTTTTTTTCTTACTTctaattcagaaaaaaattattcttcttGATGTACTGGCTAGatagttatttatattttaataattgggttattttttatttattacattttaaCATTAGGGTATCTCTGCATTTTGTTGTTCATTATCTGGATCCATTTGCTCTACTATAAGTTGATGTTTGATTGACCTTGTATATATAATGACTTTtctatatttatttgaaaagaagagaaggtaaaaaggaaaaaaatgaaatgaaatttattcATACCAGCTTTAGTTTGTGGCAAGTGTACATTATCATGCTGCTGTAGCCATTGTTATACTTGCTTTGCTTACCAACTTATGTTTTACCTACACTTTGATTGCTTTTGATATggtggaaaagtgagaagataGAAATGGGGGAAGATATATTGTTTATGTTCTCTTGTTTGGTAGAGTAGGGAAGAGGAAGAAACCAAAAAATGGagagtattatttttttatttttccaaaatataaggaaaatagaagagaaaatgTCTTACATAGGTGATTTGACAATCTTATTCctctaatatattataaacaattCAATACTAAGATATGAGAagaattttttacaatattctctattttgtatacattttaatctctttttttctttcttttttctttcttttttccatctTACAGTTTGTTTCCTTTCACTTTTCTGGTCTCCCTACCAAACGAAGCCTTAGTAGTAATTATGACAATATTCTTTACAGGGTTATGTGGTCTATCGTGTACGTGTAAGACGTGGTGGACGGAAGAGGCCTGTTCCTAAGGGTATTGTGTATGGAAAACCCACAAACCAGGGTGTCACACAACTGAAATTCCAACGCAGCAAGCGCTCAGTTGCAGAGGAGCGTGCTGGTCGTAAACTGGGCGGTCTTAAGGTTCTTAACTCATACTGGCTCAATGAGGTATGTATGAAATGTATTATTTTGCCAAGCACCGTCTGTACTTGTTCAAAACCTCTTCTTTATAAAAGAATGACAATGGGGACTTGGAAATTTACAGGTGttatattttctaatagttgTTATTTGTAATAGTTGTGAATTAATGAGCCTGTCCTAGTAGCAGTTGATAAAATATTGTGAGAAAATGGGTTGAATTAGTATCTGAATTGATAGTTTGAAttggaaattttctttcctagtGACAGTTGATAAATTATCATGAGAAAATGGGTTGAACTGTTATCTTATTTATTAGTTcgtattgaaatattttttgaaagaatgtAACTTTTTGTTGTTCCTCctgtgattattatttttttttgaagttatcCTTGTGTATAGTTGATGCTTTGTTAAAATCCTTTTCGTAGTTTTGATGCTTTGTAATTCCACCTTTGCAGGACTCCACTTATAAGTACTTTGAAGTTATCTTGGTTGATGCTGCCCACAATGCGATCCGCAATGACCCAAGGATTAACTGGATCTGCAATCCTGTTCACAAGCACAGGGAACTTCGTGGACTCACCTCTGCTGGAAAGAAATACAGAGGTCTCCGTGGGAAGGGACACTTGCATCACAAGGCACGACCTTCAAGAAGGGCAACTTGGAAGAGGAacaacactctctctctcaagcgtTACCGTTGATTTGCAAGATATTATTGGTGTTTTTATTATTGTCACAGTTCTACCTGTTATAAGATTTTAGCTTTAAGAAACTGAAGTGTTCTGAATTATATCTGTGATTCAGATTGTTAACTTGGTTGTTGGTCATGCCCGGACAGTTTTTGTGATTGTTAAATCAGTTTTGgatgttttgagtttttgtgcTTGCTGTATCAGTTTTGGATGTTTCATCACATAAATGCGTTTCTAGTTCGCACTCTTCGTATTATTGAACTTCAACTGTGTTTGTTTGATGGTTAACGAAATTCTTCATGCTCCAGCTGGCTCCTTTTATGCAGATTGGCTGAACGGCTGAAGCACGTTTCCTTAATCACATCTTAACATCTTCGATTTGGACCCATACCATATTTGTTGCCAAGTGTCAAGGAAGTTTGACCAAGGTCAAATGATGTAGGATTGATGTAAACCAGATGTCATATAAAAGTGCATAAGATAGGCTTCAATTTGAAATGTCCTAGACATGAAAATTCCAAATGAACAACTTGAACCGGCTAAAATATGACTAGTTTCAGGCAAAAATGGCCCACTAtcattatttagcaaaaaaaattagcaatttaTCAATGTTTTGGAAATATGTAGGAATTAATCACTTTTTTAAAACCTGAGTTTGTGAaactttgcaaaaaaattagcaaCTTATCAATGTTTTGGAAATATGTAggaattaatcatttttttgaaACCCGAGTTTGTGAAATTTGAATTTGCCGTGAAACTCCAGGCCCTGTTTGGTAGCTTAGTTctaacacatattttcatatttttaacaacattacacatatttctatacactttttcacctataCGTATATTAAAAACACCCAAATAACATTACACAAACTCCTCTACTAAATGGGCTTTGTCcaaaaactcgagttctttgAAATAATATACTCtgaagaattttgaaaattttttatggtactcGAGTACTATGGAAAACTCGATTTCGCCAACCTCGAGTACTCAAAAAGTGGTACATCcttacatattttcaaaacagtgGCAGATTGCAACATAGTTTGCGAAAATATGCTATTTGGCTATTTATGCCCTAGTTTCAAATGTGAATGAGAATAGCTTATTGGCTAGAATAATCATCATATAGTTTGGTAGACCCGTATGAGATTACTCAACAACATTGGCTAGGCATATAGCACGTTAAAGTGAAGAGTAATCAACcaactcaatctttttcttgaTGGTATGGAGGAAATCCAACCCTTATGAGATTACTCAACAACAATGGCTAGGCATATAGCAGGCTAAAGTGAAGAGTAATCAAccaactcaatttttttattttttattttttatttttaggattgCTCGTTAGTTGATTATGACAATTGCCATTACTTGAAAGCCCCTTCCCATCAATTGATACTAGTTATTATCGTTTGGTTTCTCATGACTTGATTTGTCCAATGACAAATGCGAAATGAAAGAAGGATCCTCCTATCGGCAATTAGATCCTATTGTGTGTCTACCTTCTTTTGCAAAAATGGAGAGATGAGCTTACTGATTCGTTTGTTCAACTTGTTTTCTCATGGTAGGTAGAGAGATAGGTGAAGGGGgagatttggagagagagagagagagaggatcttATACAAGGAGAGGAATAGTGAACTAGGTCAACTTAACaaatgttgtttttattttgtttttaaattttttattagaagcTTGTAAATTTTATTCAGTAGAAGGTAAATTACAATACGTCTTGAATCCAACTAATTCAATCATGCTTGGATTTTCCTCTGAACAAGTTACAAAAAAGCTACGAATGCCTTTTGCAGATTAAGCAAGCATATGTGCAGGTTAATTTGCTTGGTGTTGTACATAGTAGAGCTTCACCTAGTAGAGCTTCACCTATTGAAAACAGTTGAGCTGACGTTTAATTCCTTGAATTATATTGACAATGAATATGGGAGGGTCGGAATGGTCTGTGAGTGTATCttatacaatttttgaatcGCATTCAAATACAATGTCATGGAGTCCAACATCCCTTGCAAAGTAAACTCCCCCTTCAAAAAGCCTTCGCCTCCGATTCTAATGGTCCCAATGGTGCAGAAATTTTCTTGCTTAATGCAGCAATTAATGCACTTGTATGGTCCCTGGCAACAATGCCAACACCAGCCTCCTTTGTGCTTGAGAAAACAGTAACATCAATGTTAACCTCGTACTAAGGAGGCTCGAGTGGTGACCATCTCGATTGCTCTTCCTCTCTGACCTGTCAGTGCTTCAGATTTGCAGTTTGGAATTCATCAATGTAGTCCTGTGCCCTCTTCACAATGTCACTACCGAAT is a genomic window of Quercus lobata isolate SW786 chromosome 2, ValleyOak3.0 Primary Assembly, whole genome shotgun sequence containing:
- the LOC115975095 gene encoding 60S ribosomal protein L15-1, translating into MGAYKYVSELWRKKQSDVMRFLQRVRCWEYRQQSSIVRLTRPTRPDKARRLGYKAKQGYVVYRVRVRRGGRKRPVPKGIVYGKPTNQGVTQLKFQRSKRSVAEERAGRKLGGLKVLNSYWLNEDSTYKYFEVILVDAAHNAIRNDPRINWICNPVHKHRELRGLTSAGKKYRGLRGKGHLHHKARPSRRATWKRNNTLSLKRYR